A single genomic interval of Saccharomyces kudriavzevii IFO 1802 strain IFO1802 genome assembly, chromosome: 3 harbors:
- the PEX34 gene encoding Pex34p (similar to Saccharomyces cerevisiae PEX34 (YCL056C); ancestral locus Anc_1.10) produces the protein MVPKKSTAEIGGKDIWTNIWNSASSLLDFFAVLENLGVVDDKLYLSGILRKVWLCYSWVSVVRCIWKLIKLCKVKFKIDERLNGQGNGLIKEKLVNFRKMYNDQIRQIIANLLQDLSYLMVLIYPGTRLFRRLSNIMTLCRIII, from the coding sequence ATGGTTCCCAAGAAAAGCACCGCTGAAATTGGCGGAAAAGATATATGGACAAATATTTGGAACAGTGCTAGCTCGCTGTTGGATTTCTTCGCAGTATTGGAAAACCTAGGTGTGGTCGATGATAAGTTGTATTTAAGTGGGATACTAAGAAAAGTTTGGCTGTGTTACTCCTGGGTTTCGGTGGTTAGGTGTATATGGAAACTAATCAAGTTGTGTAAGGTGAAATTTAAGATCGATGAACGACTAAATGGCCAGGGAAATGGTCTAATAAAGGAGAAGTTGGTAAATTTCAGGAAAATGTATAATGACCAAATTAGACAAATCATAGCCAATTTGCTCCAAGATTTGAGCTATTTGATGGTTCTGATTTATCCAGGGACGAGGCTATTTAGAAGACTATCTAACATAATGACACTTTGTAGAATAATTATATAA
- the KAR4 gene encoding Kar4p (similar to Saccharomyces cerevisiae KAR4 (YCL055W); ancestral locus Anc_1.12): MASQDLCYDQDRIIHNNNHLQEPNQEITEMKSKHVSFKPSRDFHTNDYSNNYVHRNSLPQQHVTNIENRVDGYPKLQKLFQAKAKQINQFATTPFGCKVAIDSIVPTLNHWIQNENLTFDVVMIGCLTENQFIYPILTQLPLDKLISKPGFLFIWANSQKINELTKLLNNEIWAKKFRRSEELVFVPIDKKSPFYPGLDQDDETLMEKMQWHCWMCITGTVRRSTDGHLIHCNVDTDLSIETKDTTNGAVPSHLYRIAENFSTATRRLHIIPARTGYETPVRVRPGWVIVSPDVMLDNFSPKRYKEEIANLGSNIPLKNEIELLRPRSPVQKAQ; this comes from the coding sequence ATGGCATCCCAAGATTTATGCTATGATCAGGATAGAATCATACACAACAATAATCACTTACAAGAACCAAATCAGGAAATTACGGAAATGAAATCCAAACACGTATCATTCAAACCATCGAGAGACTTCCATACAAACGACTATTCAAATAATTATGTCCACAGAAATTCATTACCGCAACAGCACGTTACGAATATTGAGAATAGAGTTGATGGCTATCCGAAATTACAGAAACTATTCCAGGCAAAAGCCAAACAAATCAATCAATTTGCCACTACACCATTTGGATGTAAGGTCGCAATAGACTCCATTGTACCAACATTAAACCACTGGATacagaatgaaaatttgacATTTGATGTAGTGATGATTGGTTGCTTAACAGAAAATCAGTTTATTTATCCGATTTTGACCCAATTGCCGTTGGATAAATTGATCTCGAAACCAggtttcctcttcatctgGGCCAATTCTCAGAAAATCAATGAACTTACTAAGCTCTTGAATAACGAAATATGGGCTAAGAAGTTTAGGAGAAGTGAAGAGTTGGTCTTTGTCCCTATAGACAAGAAATCGCCATTTTATCCAGGTTTAGATCAAGACGATGAAACgttgatggaaaaaatgcaatgGCATTGCTGGATGTGTATCACGGGAACAGTAAGACGGTCAACGGATGGACATTTAATTCACTGCAATGTGGATACCGATCTGAGTATCGAAACGAAGGACACCACCAATGGCGCCGTGCCATCACACCTGTATCGTATTGCAGAGAATTTCTCCACCGCCACTAGACGTCTGCATATCATCCCTGCAAGAACCGGATACGAAACTCCTGTAAGGGTAAGGCCAGGTTGGGTCATAGTGAGTCCAGACGTGATGCTGGATAATTTCTCACCCAAGAGatataaagaagaaatcgcTAATCTAGGCTCCAACATTcccttgaaaaatgaaatcgaGTTGTTAAGACCAAGAAGTCCAGTGCAAAAAGCACAATAA